The segment TGACCCGCGTGCTTactgtctctatcgcacgcaCGTATTTATATAGCATGTAACTACATTTTGTAAACATAGATATTATCAGTCAttatattgtactcctcaaacgatgacacttttgtacaataacttttaaaaattatgaagtatttagatttcttatttttcatacaaaataaatattggcaTCAATGTATGCCATCATCGTTGTAATTGACGTcacttgtcacgctttaaacatgacaaaattcgcaatacattgcatcTTAACTTTCTGATATTTTGTAATATGCACACAgctgacattttatttacaggATGGAcactttttatttcaatatctgTCAATGATTAATACAATTTTACCTTTTGGATTTGCACTATAggctgtatctttaggtatttaaaaaaagctaaacaaacaatttgtacattttcgggtagttttaatatttattggttaaccaaccaaatacaaaaccgcctggatctgtcactgaacgacctgactttaaacctactttatttgatcatgtaatgttttcatctaccctcaactgccttaaggagccatttgagggtagattttgtttacctttttttaaatacctaaagatacagactatacaaCAAAACAGGCATATCATACGTTTTATAACTTACAATAATATTAACACTTAAATTAAGACACTGAAACCACTGGATCGATAATTATACAGGTAACCCGTTTCAAATCACACCGTAAATTACCTTCAACGATGTCCGGAAACCTAGACAATGCTAGACCAGTCTGATGTGGCAGATATATAGCGGGAGCGCTCGCTGAGGCGTGCCTATTACTCGTAGGATTGGGACCTCTATAGATTGTGTGGGAGGATTTCTAGGTATTTCGGCTGGGAAGTTAAGCGCCGACAATGTTTGACGATGCGTGTGAGTACAATCTCCGTGCACTTCGTGGACGATATGGCAGCTTAATCAATGGTTAGATGATTTCATGATATTTGCGCATTTGTTTTTGATGCGAACTAGAGAAaacgtaatatttattttttgttcattaaaTTTCATATAATATGGTCCAGTTGTTATTGGTCTACGGCTACGGTATACGACCTAAATAACtccgatatacatataacacCCATTGTaatagtatttaaataataaagtaagGTTGCCAAGAAAATTTTAAAGATTTCTGCGAAGAAATCGACGACCCCTCTAATTATGAATATACTTTCTCCCTTGCAAGCAAGCAAGCTTTTTTCCGTTTTTGTTAATTTGTTCACGATCAAAACTAAGTGCTCGTACCATTTATACGCTGATGACCTGCAACTCCACCAAGTCGAGGCTTGATGACGTGGACGAGGCTATCTCAAGATTACCTCAATCGCATCTCATTTTATCCCAAAGACTTCGGAATATCTGTGAATCCTTCCAAGTGTTAGGCTATCATTATCAGGAATCCACACCTGGTCTTAAGTTCCGATTTCACGTGTTGCACATATTCTCTTCGAAAATATTGTCATCCCGTTTTCCACCAAAGTTAAAAACTTTGAATTGCTGTTTGATTGTGGCCTGATCTGGGAACCCCAAGTGTACGATGTGTGTCGAAGAGTTACGTATACCTTGCTATCACTATATAAGCTTAATCCCTTAAATATTCTCCTTGTGCCGGTGGCTGTAGAGACCGCGGGGCCGTGGGGTATGGAAGCCCGCCAATTATTTAGGGAATTAGGCCGGCGTTTGCGGGACAGGGGTGGTGATCCTCGTTCTGGGTCGTACTTGGTCCAACAGGTCTCCATAGCAGTTCAGCGGGGGAATGCTGCAGGCATTATGGGGACCTTTGGTCCAGGTGCAATGCAGGGGGGGGTTATTTTAGGCTAagcgtataattaattttatttttaagttttttattttattttaaggtttgttttgtttagtttttaataatttacttgtgtgtgtttaaaaattgtttatgtgacttttaaatgaataaatattctCCTTATTCGAACTCTAGTGTTATCTGTCATTGATTATTGTGATGTGTGCTGTACTAATGTTACGCTAGGATATAATATCAAGGAGTACCTCCGTCCGAAATTTTTTAAATAGCAAAGAGCATATTTGGCTTATAATCTAAAGTAGCAATGAGCATGGCCGTCCGCTTTCTCGAAGGAGCAAGGAAAATCTCGAGCTGCAAGTGGAGCATACCGTTACTTGAGCAGTTCGGGAACTTGGTCCAAAGTGTTAGAAACTTGCCCAAATGCCTATTCATGAGTACATTAATTCCGTTGATATAATGACTCGGCAACGGCTAACTGACTTTGCTCTATGGATGACTATAGAGCAGCCCTGGCGGCTGTCGGATGTGATAGACATTAGCATTGACAGCTGTCAAAATATAGTATGAAGATTAtagaaggtagaggtaaggaatgcaatctccataggcagaactgatgcaagtgtccagttgtcagctatacataatagttccaaatctctccagagtagcgctagagtagctaagaacctagacgttattgacggagtgaagtgcgctgtctatgattagattttttttcaagtattctaggtattgtagcgccacctatttaaggttttttaatgacactttttggtatatgaagATTCCTTTCCTTACCTCTAACTTCCATAATGAAGATGTCGTCCCGTGTCTGCCGTGTCGTGATAAAATGCGCCTTTATCTCTAAGCACCAGCTTTGTGATAAATCGACATTGAAGTTACATATCGTTTttcttaaccttttaaccgcctattatttttcatcgagcgtgttttgtcgccgccggtacgaagtcacatgaagttttgtcttatttatcagactgcaGTGAAATGAGCTagatattgtatgtcttatatatgagactacggcggttaaaaggttaattaagtatctatatcaAGACCTTGTAAAGGAATGCATAATacgtatgtgttttttttaaagaatatatttttattttgaatggaTTTATTtagattaggtaggtacatcagGTTCAGTAGGTGTGAAAATGCAATAGATAGTACTTCAATTTgcccatatttttttatgtttcttgCACGTTGTATAACTTTTAGATCGTGTTATTCACTAAAGACGCGTGACTTCACtcgtacatacacatacatacatataatcacgcctatttcccgaaggggtaggcaggcttcactcgtaatgtcatgttattaagggttagatttgataaatcggCGCGTCAGCGTGGGTGACATgaactataggtacctacataaaatttattcataaatgtatACTACCTACGGAGAAAATGAAATCCATTTTGGAAGGGATTTGGggattcataattatttttttttcactacgaaatggaatgttttggaatgtacagtTTGAGCTCTGTCAAACGatataccccacttgacctagtcactagactttgaaattttgccccctcttcatatttgtattttccatagttaataaaaataaaataaaataagaagacttccaatatgtctgggttagcgttgttcataacttttccatatttcaaatcgatagcttgagtggttctcgagatatttagcgatttgacagacagacggacaaagtcgcaccataagggttccttttgtacctttttggtacggaaccctaaaaaaaaaacgaaaagaaGTGCCCAAATTTATTTATCACCATATTACAGCCAGATTCATTAAGAACTATTCATAAAACTCCCCATCGGACGTAGTCTTTCACAATTCCACTTATGCGTTCCAAAGCGGTCTGGTTGGGGttcacctgaaataaaataaaatgcatttatttccgtgtgaaataatttttcaaatgCACAACTCTAAGAAAGTttactttttcttttcattAATCAGCTTCCCCATATTCTTCCTTACTACCACTTTTTATCTGTAATGGTCTATAAAGGTTCCTTCTCCTTCTCGTATCGAGCCCCACCAGAAGGTAACGACATTTATTGCCCCGTCTGTGGCATCACGGAGGTCCTGAGCAGGTTCTCAGAGCAGGCATGCGGACACGCTGGACAAGATAGCATGTGCTCCTTCGTTGGGAACCATCCCACATGGATATTAGGCGTCTAAGACACTTAAAGCGCCCCATTTGAGCATGTTATCTTTTCTACGGCCGACCTGGCAATCTGTTTAAGGCTTTCCGGATCGGCCACGGCTGTTTATGCCCAGCGGGGAGCGTTTCAGAGGGGTGAACTTAGTTTTCGAAAAGGGGGGGGAGGGCAAGTAGTTTCCCATTGGGCAAGTCAATTCTGGGACGGTGGAATCCGGATGGTTGTAGTACACCGCATAAAGATCCTGCAGCTCTTTAGAAGAGACTGTGGTAGCTTGTGGCCGCGGAGAGGACGCCTTATGTCTTCTTCATGCTTCAGTTTGTCTTCTTGTCTTTAAAGGTGCCTCGACATCTTTCTTATCCTTTTTTAAAAGAAGCAGCTTTTCTATTTACAGGTATTTGTTTCATTAAATGACTGATtactatttgaaatattcaGAAAGAAAACTATCTAACCAACAGCCATTGGTAACGGCAAGCTTACCTGCATTTTTTTAATGTCGCCATCCAGCTTGGGCGCTTCTTCAGGGGCCACAGTCACCATTCCCACCATTATTAGACCTAGGAATAGACCTAGGGGTCTCATCTGAAAATAGGAAAGTAGTATGTAAACGCAATATACAGCAACGGACCTTTTCGGTTCTTAAAAATTGAATATCTTAGAAGCAAGACCAAATATTCGAAAgaacaaataagtttttggtacaagcttttatcgctgactgtacttttctttcctcaagcaactaatactcatcgaaacaattctaaaaaccgcAAACAAATTAGGTTACGtggttttatcacagagttcctatggccacctcctctccatcatcagattataTCGATggaccataatattgcattgccaccCGACTTAAatgtgtatgcaaattttcagctttatcggaaaccgggaagtgggtcaaatttaatttgcaagatttgattacacaCAGACAGCGGGACAGAAAAAAGCTTATAAACGCTAGCGTCGTATGAGCGCCGGCATCAGTCAGCGGTATGGAAAAATGTATATCAatgattgtcaccttggctggGTTCCCTTGAgcaggaaaacttgagtttaagcagatataacaaaacacgttattttagactactctacatataacatatataaatataaatcaaatcggagcCGGAAAGTTGGGTACCTTTTCTTGTAAGTAACAAATAATCGTGGTCATGACCTCATGACCATCCCCGGTTTTACTCGTGCAATTTGATTTGACGGTTGAAAAGTGAAACAAGTGAAACTTGCAACGTAAAATTATGGCGTGTGACAGTAccgttatgtatttttttaacattataatCCGTTTTACTATAACATAACATCGGATAGTCGAGAATACATTTGTCCCATACGCCACTTACATTGGTTTGCAGGAAAGCGAAGAGAAGCAAaaagaaagtttttttattttttttttatttaggaaatatttaacttatttatcattaaaGTACTTTTTACCactccttcttcttcttcaaccaagtggtatggtatggtactccatacaaatattttgaatatagtaATCATgtaataaatgcatttttataaTTGCCATATCCGTTTTTGATGAATAAATGTTAAACGTAACTATGAAGAACTTGACACAAAGTTTGATATGTCACATcttttgtgataattttctgttaacaaaatgtaaattatCTTATTATAATGCGGATATGGCAcaacattattgaaaaatattttaaaccaaTCAGTGTCAATTataccatattttttgtttttgttattttaggaataatttaaaacgattttgctcaaaaatggatatggcacaAATGTATTTTCAGCCTGCAATAAACGGAATTATTATTCGATGTAAGTTTAATTATTATCAGAATCACTAGAGTCAATATAAGATGTCATATATCTACAGTTACAAAAAGAATAAATCGAAGAGTTTTGCAAGTAGATAATAAAGGAACTAATACTATTACTCGTAATTAGGTTACATATATTGTGTAATTCAAGGATGAGTCACGTTCGTTATTAATtactatcgatatcgataacacttgaatgcatatttaattaatcactagCACTGGTACGTTTTTGTCCacaaaaaaaccggacaacGGTCATGACTCGCATTACGGTTGGACTTACTTTAATCAGGTCTGCATCAAAAGTCTCCCTAGGATACACCTTCTCCACGTCCAAATGAAGCTGCTGCAGGGCCAATGTCAGCTGCGTGAAGTAATAGTCCATGAGCCTATGGTAGTGGAGACGGCGGAATTCCTCATCAGAACCGGAGAAGACAAAATGCATGAGATCGGCTACTGGGTTTCCAGCCCTTAAGGTTTGGTAATCTAGAGGAACTATCTCCAGCTTTCCGTTCtgtaaaaagaagaaaatgacTGTCAGTTGGCAAGCCGAGGcgtaatttaattactttttcttTGAGGTTGTTCTGGTTATTTTTCTTTGATGAAAATGATGAAATTTCAGTTAAATGGTTTTAGTTTTATGAGCTATTTAGGGCCTGATTCACAATGTCCAACTAAAGTCCTggataagctacttgccacttatgtGACGAATAAAGTCAGTTAGCGTTTtaaaatcttcaaataagcttaacagataaagtgctaagtatTGTATGAAGTTTTGTCTAGCAGTTAATTTacttgttaattagctatccgatACTTTACATGGAAATCGTAAAACAAGCCCCTTAGTTAATTACAAttatcattttaattaacaaatagAAATAACTGTACTCCATATATTTTGAAACTCATCGACAATTTGCAGCTCTAGTACAGCTTCAAAACGAAAGGAAGGTAGTTAGGTTAAGAAAGGTTAAGtggggtaagacgaacatagtttaaCAGTAAGAGGATTCCATGCAAGTGTTTGTCTTGACCTGGTGATAGTCTTACCACACCTTACCTTATATATGTCATGGTCAAAGGTCGATGTGCAGTCTCATACCGGAATGCAGAATGACTGGTTTATCCTAGGTTTGACCAAAGCCTTcgggccaaccccgaaataaATTGTAACTTCGGCTTTTGACTGAAGTATTTTTAGTCACACCTCAGGCGAGTCAAACGTCGaaggtaaaataatatgtttcGAGCTTTGCCTAGCCGGTCAGGCAAACGTCGATCTGTTCTCGGAAAATCCACCCGATCGTAGTTTCCGTGAAATAGTTTCACGGTAGTCATATTAAACCAGAATaagttcgttaggttgcttcagattcCCAAAGGGCAAACTGAGCAAAAATggcgaagcggggctccgtctaCTCAGTGAATAAGATTTTAACTAagacaataaacattaaaattaaaaaagttcttttattatacctaatcgAACAAACTAATTGAGGTTTGACTGGTCAAACCCGGATTTCATAAAATTGAGCTTCGACGTTTGCCTGAACAAACTAGTATCTCCTAGGTTTGACGAAAATTCTTTAGTCAAAGGCCATTTATTTGGCTTTGATTAAAATTCTACGTCACTGAGGATTGACTAGTCAAACCTAGAAGCGTCGGAGCTTCGAtgattaaaagaaaataaataaaactcacGCGACGCCTATGCATCAGATTGCTTGGTCTAAAATCTCCATGAATCAAAAACTTTTCATCTTTCATTATCATAAGCTTCACCAAATCCTCGGGTGATGAGAAAAACTTATGCAGGCGTTCtttataatcatattttaagcCTTTACCCCCATTCTCAAGCGCCATTTTTATGTATGAGTGTATTTGTTCATGGTTGTCGGATATATCAAATTTGAATCGGTTGACTATTCTTGTGAATTCATCAGGGTTTTCATCTCGCAATGCTAGTCCAACGGCATGAAATTTAGCCAGCTCAGTAACAGCTGTTGATGCATAATCCCAGTTAAATGTCTTCATTCTATCATAGCAGTTAAATCCCTTTGCATCAAGATTCTCCAGAACCAGAATCTCCTCGTAAGGGATTAATAAATGCCCGTAATATTTGGGTATATACAACCTGTTTTCTTCAGGGACATGGCACTTATCATAAAGTCTCTCGAAGTTTACGGCCAGATCAGAATAGAAAAGTGCTTCTTTTTCGTATACCCTGGATaggacatcattattttttcttgCGTCCTCGTTCAGAGTAGCAGCTTTGGCAAAAATATTTATGTCTGGTTTTAGAGGTTCTGAAATTGTGGCCAGGTATAAATCTGCTGTAAAGTTGGCTCCTCCAGAAGAGATTGGAATGATATCGATTTTACTTTGtacataattttctttttttgcaatGTCTTGAAGAAATATCTTCAAATGTTCTTCTCCTGTTGTCATTGTATATTTGTTGGACACGACTTTCTTGGTACAAGTAGCGCTTGTAACTGATGTTATGGCTGCAGATCAGATACTATAAAGTATCGTTATTGCGATTCATATTTAATAAAGTTACCAAATTTGATAACGAATACTTACACTATTATCTAGGTCAATTAAAATACCGTTAAGATTATCTTTTATATCAGTTCTTAGGCTCAAAACGGTAGGTCTTAGCCTCATATATATAAGGGTCAATTCGTAACTGTCATATACCTGACCCGTGAAATTTTCCACTTAAGTAATCTACAGTTGTTTACATCATTGTGACATTAAATGTTGAAATATCATATCGTTAATGATAGGATATGAATCATTTATCAATAATATCTTTagcctttaatttttttgtgataagGTATCATTTGCGTCACGTAATATTTTCTATGTCGCTGTCATTTTGTAGGTACCATCAACAGTATAAGTACGtctttttcaatttattcataatttctccatgcagttttgcagctcactgtacaatCAGCATGATAAGTAACGACTGAGACGTCACAGTTATCTAATAACTAGACAAAAAACaagagtccaactggggaagtacctccaccttacagaaaaccgcagccaaataacactagatcctactcatagtgttttgttcttgccggtgagtaaggttgccagagctcaacgagggtgggaggggttagggtcggcaacgcgcatgtaactcctctggagttgcagatgtacataggctacggagaatgcttaccatcaggcggaccgtatgcttgtttgccaccgacgtagtataacaaaataaactagACAAAAAGAGAGTACATATT is part of the Cydia pomonella isolate Wapato2018A chromosome 18, ilCydPomo1, whole genome shotgun sequence genome and harbors:
- the LOC133527584 gene encoding uncharacterized protein LOC133527584 — its product is MTTGEEHLKIFLQDIAKKENYVQSKIDIIPISSGGANFTADLYLATISEPLKPDINIFAKAATLNEDARKNNDVLSRVYEKEALFYSDLAVNFERLYDKCHVPEENRLYIPKYYGHLLIPYEEILVLENLDAKGFNCYDRMKTFNWDYASTAVTELAKFHAVGLALRDENPDEFTRIVNRFKFDISDNHEQIHSYIKMALENGGKGLKYDYKERLHKFFSSPEDLVKLMIMKDEKFLIHGDFRPSNLMHRRRNGKLEIVPLDYQTLRAGNPVADLMHFVFSGSDEEFRRLHYHRLMDYYFTQLTLALQQLHLDVEKVYPRETFDADLIKMRPLGLFLGLIMVGMVTVAPEEAPKLDGDIKKMQVNPNQTALERISGIVKDYVRWGVL